In Caproiciproducens sp. NJN-50, the following are encoded in one genomic region:
- a CDS encoding nitroreductase family protein encodes MKQIENRRSIRKYQNRKVEKEKIVQILESARLAPSGSNTQPWTFIVVESEDTKEKLTIADHNQTWMMTAPIFIVCVADIRCRISADAGIRLDENSAEPELKQIIRDTAIAIGHLLLEAENQGLGACWTAWFEQGDVRPILNIPEDKYVCGIITVGYGGETPKRRPRKAMEEIVRYETW; translated from the coding sequence TTGAAACAAATAGAAAACAGAAGGAGTATCCGTAAATATCAAAATAGAAAAGTTGAAAAAGAAAAGATTGTTCAAATACTGGAAAGTGCCAGGCTGGCACCCTCCGGAAGCAATACGCAGCCTTGGACATTCATTGTCGTGGAATCGGAGGATACGAAAGAAAAGCTGACCATTGCCGACCATAATCAAACCTGGATGATGACGGCTCCAATCTTTATTGTGTGCGTAGCGGATATTCGGTGCCGCATTTCCGCGGATGCTGGGATCAGGCTGGATGAGAACAGCGCTGAGCCGGAACTTAAGCAGATTATTCGGGATACTGCAATCGCTATCGGGCATCTACTGCTTGAAGCGGAAAATCAGGGACTGGGGGCCTGTTGGACGGCATGGTTTGAACAGGGCGATGTCAGGCCTATTCTGAACATACCGGAAGATAAATATGTGTGCGGGATCATTACGGTGGGATATGGCGGCGAGACGCCAAAACGGCGGCCGAGAAAAGCAATGGAAGAAATCGTAAGATATGAAACATGGTGA
- a CDS encoding HD domain-containing protein codes for MEIKKLISFIEESEKLKSVVRTAWTSDGRRESTAEHSWRLALFAGVLSDSFPELDLSKILLMSLIHDIGEIYEGDISAASCPDKRAKYAAEYQAAQSVFAILPEPQAGRLMDIWMEYNDNSTPEAKLVKALDKAETIIQHNQGNNPPDFDYQFNLEYGKEYFQSDDRLKPLRSMIDEKTRQRMAIGRPGF; via the coding sequence ATGGAAATTAAAAAATTGATATCCTTTATCGAAGAGTCTGAAAAGCTGAAATCTGTTGTTCGGACGGCATGGACAAGCGATGGGCGCAGAGAAAGCACCGCCGAACACTCCTGGCGTCTTGCCCTTTTTGCCGGCGTTCTGTCTGATTCTTTCCCTGAACTGGATTTGTCAAAAATTTTGTTGATGAGCCTGATTCACGATATCGGTGAAATTTATGAAGGTGACATTTCCGCCGCGTCATGTCCCGACAAAAGAGCAAAATATGCGGCGGAATACCAGGCGGCCCAATCCGTTTTTGCAATTCTTCCGGAGCCGCAGGCCGGCCGGCTGATGGATATCTGGATGGAATACAATGACAACTCCACACCGGAGGCGAAGCTGGTGAAGGCTTTGGACAAAGCGGAAACGATCATCCAGCATAACCAGGGGAATAATCCGCCTGATTTTGATTATCAATTCAATCTGGAATATGGCAAGGAATATTTCCAATCCGACGATAGATTAAAGCCGCTTCGGTCAATGATCGATGAAAAGACGAGACAAAGGATGGCGATAGGACGGCCCGGCTTTTGA
- a CDS encoding alpha/beta fold hydrolase — MKEYSIGRTGHVLRYHDLPGKEMPILFIHGLGCAGSFDYPEAAVQGSLRNHRRILVDLLGAGYSDKPDDFGYAVEDHAEYLLEFIDHLNLGPFILFGHSLGGAIAIALADKCRDRLHQIILSESNLDKSSQGSTSGYIAGFKMEDFIGQGFSGLIKDSRENGNGMWAASMSAWLPKAAYLISKSASEGGNPSWRSVLYSLGCQKTFIFGENSLPDPDVQVLKEHGVQIEIVKQAGHSMAWENPGGLASAISRGIQSAK, encoded by the coding sequence GTGAAAGAATATTCGATCGGGCGGACAGGGCACGTTCTTCGCTATCATGATCTTCCCGGCAAAGAGATGCCGATCCTTTTTATCCACGGACTCGGATGCGCGGGCTCGTTCGATTATCCCGAGGCTGCCGTTCAGGGTTCCCTGAGGAATCACCGCCGTATTCTCGTCGATCTTTTAGGCGCCGGTTACAGCGACAAGCCTGACGACTTCGGCTATGCCGTCGAGGATCATGCGGAATACCTGCTGGAATTCATCGACCATTTGAACCTTGGCCCGTTTATCCTGTTCGGCCATAGCCTGGGCGGGGCGATTGCCATTGCCCTCGCGGACAAATGCAGGGACAGGCTTCATCAGATTATTTTAAGTGAATCGAATTTGGACAAAAGCTCTCAAGGATCGACGAGCGGATACATCGCCGGGTTTAAGATGGAGGACTTTATCGGTCAGGGATTCAGCGGGCTGATAAAGGACAGCCGCGAAAACGGAAACGGAATGTGGGCGGCGTCCATGTCCGCATGGCTTCCTAAGGCGGCCTATTTGATCTCTAAATCGGCTTCCGAGGGAGGAAATCCGTCATGGAGAAGCGTATTATATTCGCTGGGGTGTCAGAAGACTTTTATTTTTGGCGAAAATTCTCTGCCTGACCCGGATGTGCAGGTCCTGAAAGAGCACGGCGTCCAAATTGAAATCGTGAAACAGGCCGGTCATTCCATGGCGTGGGAAAATCCGGGGGGATTGGCCTCCGCCATCAGCCGGGGGATTCAGTCCGCAAAATAG
- a CDS encoding sodium:solute symporter family protein, which translates to MSIYIWVFILYFAFIIVTSLVSSKKVETMTDFTTGGNKMGLLLGVGTTMATWLSVASVMGVPGNIYSRGVSAVFGWVAGWFLATALMPLVAYKIRRPEVPCRTFPEYMHLRYDPYTEKSPIQIFSAVIELIGYFVFSYIQVQGFGIVFSTITGIPYNFAVLFFMILLIFTCMGGFESVAATDTLNAALILIGVIAAMVAVLQNCGGIGNIIQNFATTTAPTLEGGAPLEKGILGSSWGTFGASTLVSYFLSNCFGSTVAPHWVSRFMAPRNAKTAAEQMFIVLILLVFVFIPLVVIGMGGKMLMPSLPQGITSDYMFPRLIKSNINPVLGALALTAICAAAVSTANSMLLHCSTSLIYDIKRVLQGKEASGEEDEKTTKQLRITILSLGVLAVLCAIGQFTLLANGFTYVYGAFGTMFFASVWLGLYVKRMNNLAAFASMIVGMVVYIFCMIKGTPLGLPVFIVSCGCSLIAAAIGIAVGKKPPLEAYEAFFTDHASESTLRVTHMVRKDV; encoded by the coding sequence ATGAGTATTTATATTTGGGTATTTATTTTATATTTTGCCTTTATTATCGTAACATCCCTGGTCAGCAGCAAAAAAGTCGAGACCATGACCGATTTCACAACCGGTGGCAACAAAATGGGCCTTCTGCTCGGAGTCGGCACGACGATGGCCACCTGGCTCTCCGTGGCGTCCGTCATGGGCGTGCCCGGCAATATTTATTCCCGCGGCGTCAGCGCCGTTTTCGGCTGGGTCGCCGGCTGGTTCCTGGCCACGGCCCTGATGCCGCTGGTTGCTTACAAGATCCGCCGCCCAGAGGTTCCGTGCCGCACCTTCCCCGAATATATGCATCTGCGCTACGACCCCTATACCGAAAAAAGCCCCATCCAGATTTTCTCCGCCGTGATCGAGCTGATCGGCTATTTTGTCTTTTCCTACATTCAGGTCCAGGGGTTTGGGATCGTCTTTTCAACTATTACGGGAATCCCATATAATTTCGCGGTCCTGTTTTTCATGATCCTTCTGATTTTTACCTGCATGGGCGGGTTTGAATCCGTCGCGGCGACCGATACCCTCAACGCCGCGCTCATTCTGATCGGCGTCATCGCCGCAATGGTTGCGGTTCTGCAGAACTGCGGCGGAATCGGCAATATCATCCAGAATTTCGCCACCACCACCGCCCCGACCCTGGAAGGCGGCGCTCCGCTCGAAAAGGGAATTCTCGGCAGCTCATGGGGCACTTTCGGCGCCAGCACCCTGGTTTCCTACTTTTTATCCAACTGCTTCGGGTCCACGGTCGCGCCTCACTGGGTCTCACGTTTTATGGCGCCCCGCAATGCGAAAACCGCCGCGGAGCAAATGTTTATCGTTCTGATTCTCCTCGTTTTTGTCTTTATTCCCCTCGTCGTGATCGGCATGGGAGGAAAAATGCTCATGCCCAGCCTGCCACAGGGCATCACAAGCGACTACATGTTCCCGCGCCTGATTAAAAGCAACATCAACCCGGTCCTGGGCGCGCTGGCCCTGACCGCCATCTGCGCGGCGGCCGTATCGACCGCCAACTCCATGCTGCTCCACTGCTCCACTTCGCTGATCTACGACATCAAGCGCGTCCTGCAGGGGAAAGAGGCTTCCGGCGAAGAAGACGAAAAAACCACCAAGCAGCTCCGCATCACGATCCTCTCCCTCGGCGTATTGGCCGTTCTCTGCGCGATCGGCCAGTTTACCCTTCTCGCAAACGGATTCACCTACGTGTACGGCGCATTCGGCACCATGTTCTTCGCCTCCGTCTGGCTGGGGCTGTACGTGAAGCGCATGAACAACCTCGCCGCCTTTGCCTCCATGATCGTCGGCATGGTGGTTTATATATTCTGCATGATTAAAGGGACGCCTTTGGGTCTTCCGGTCTTCATCGTTTCCTGCGGCTGCTCGCTGATCGCCGCCGCCATCGGTATCGCCGTCGGAAAGAAGCCGCCCCTGGAAGCCTACGAGGCCTTTTTCACCGACCACGCCAGCGAAAGCACTCTTCGCGTAACCCACATGGTGCGCAAGGACGTTTAA